Genomic DNA from Theobroma cacao cultivar B97-61/B2 chromosome 3, Criollo_cocoa_genome_V2, whole genome shotgun sequence:
TGTATAATCTCTCAATTTCTTGTCTTTCCTTTGAAAGACTCAATTTCGAGTATCCACTTCACAGTATTGTTAGAATCTCTCTCAATTTAAAAGCTTCAAGTACTGCTCTGAGTTGCGCATAGTTCACATCATGCACTcctataaattttgaaaatataacttTAATATCAGCCAACTTATTTCTTGGAACCCCGCCAATACCCGCCTCACTTGGATTCCCCCTAATAGCCCTATCAACATGAAATTTCAACCACCCCTCCGAAGGTGCAACCCAAACCCCTAGAGCAACTAATTTAGGACACTTACTAGGGATTTTAGCTTTATTTGGAGCAAGTAGGACATCAAGAGTGGAACCAGCAATCCTTAGCGATTTAGCTTGAACCCAAGTATGAACACAAATCTTTACTTCAATCAAAAACTTGATCTAAAACCCAATGCTTCTCTTTAAACAAAATCTCATTCCAAAACAACCACATAGACCGAAGGGTAAGAAAAAAAGACATATCCCAAACCTCTCTACtatcttttttaattacaaTTCCTTTCCAGGCAAGAATAAAAGCCCTATCATCCCCAAGAGTAGACCATTGGATACCTTagaaattaaatcacaaaCCCCACAGCTTCCAAATCTCGcaacaattgaaaaatgagTACCCTACCCAACAATCTCTAACTCAACATTACAAACACCACACATACATATACTGCTGCTTATTAACCCTCTCCTAAGAAGTTCGCTCTTGACCGCCACTCTACCATGCATAACTTGCCAAGAAAAGACCTCTACTTTATGTGGAACCAATCCTCATCAAATTAACTTCCATACTTCATTACTCTCACGGACCTAAAAAGACCATGTGGAgaattttctattaattttaTGCTGCCATACTAATTTATTAATCAAACAATTGTATCCAAGGGACAATCACTAAGTAAACTACAAAGCTAATCTCTCTGACTCATCTCCCACCTAAAAACTCCTTTTCAAATTTGTaatggaaaaaacaaaaaaataaagactaaCAATGGTTCTACTTCTATTACGTTTGCACTTTGATTTTATTGATTCCTTTTGGTGTTTTCCCGTATTATGATAATTCCCTTCTTTCTCcctaattgatttttttttaattttaaaattaaaaaattaaaaataataaagaaaagataagatgatttttttttttcgtgtGATACATTCTTATTAGCTATTTTTTACCATGGCACCTATTTGACTAACATTGTTAGTCAAAAGTACAGCCCATGGAACGAAAATAAAATTCGCATAGCTAATagtgaattttaaaattttaaatatcaaaacaataatttcacTAAAATCCGAGTGCCAAATGATTagttaaactaaaaatatatattaaaatgtcaaaatagaaggaaaagaatgaatctttttgatatttttcctatatataaaaacaaatttaaatgttaaaatataaaataattagaattttttgcataaaaataaaatatagatacatatttttaaatagaatattttttaaaaagtaaaaaaataatttaaaatattaaaaaaattaatggaaTTTCAGCTTTCTaccttctttgatttcttatCCTATTGTTTTAACACTTGGCATTTAGAAGAACATGATAGTGACCTTGTTGGGATTATTGATACTATCATTAATTTTTGCATTTGAAAAAACCtagttattttaatctttctttttttttttcaaataacaaAACTAATGAAAGAATTAAGATttttaacatactgtaatatatatattttaattttcatccAAATTTAGTagaataatcaaattaatgaaGCTTCattgaaaaaggaatttaaaaaccaaagaaaagagaaaaagggaatTTAAAGAACAGAGAAAAAGGGCAAAAAGGCGTAAGATGGGTGGACAAAGGCAACAAAGGCAAGCCAACAATAATGATTTCAATCACAATCCAAGAACTATCTATCAGTATCACCATCCTCCATCCCTCCTTTCCTTCTCCCGCTCTTGTGTTCACTTCATTCCATGTCTTTTCTCTCTTAACCCAATCCcacaataaaacaaaaaatgctAGATCCGGCCTCCGATTTGATACCTCCACCCTCCTCCCCCACCATCTCCTCCGTTTCCTCCTCCGATCTTGACACTGAGGTAAGTTTTGATGACCCCTTTCTCGaattttcccttcttttccATCCATTTTCACATCAATCTCACCTTCATGcaagtctctctctcttttatgtttttaaaaaagtcGACAGGTTCCTTTTTCCATGATAGAAGCACCACATTGGGTACTTTAATGGGAGTGAGTTTCCCAGCCATTACTTTTCGAGCTCCCTCCCAGCACCGCCACGAGACGCAACCCACAAACGCTGGGTCGTTGTCTTCGACGGGGTCGAAACCCAAGAAGCGGAGGGCGCTGACGTCGGTCGCGTTCGGGGCGGAGCGACTGGGACGGCGGCGGAGGAGGTGGTGGCAGCTATGCAGGGACGACGACGCCAAGCCGTCTTCTCTCGGAGAGTTTCTAGAGGTGGAGAGGAGGTTTGGGGACGGGGCGTTTTACGGTGCGGCGGCGGAGCTTGAGGGGGTGATGGGGACGCCGCAGGATGAGCATCAGGAGGCGAGGAATGGACGGATTTTGTTCGCTGATGGGAGGGTGTtgcctcctcctcctccttcgggtgatgatgatgatgaagggACATCAACGGCTGGGCTTCTTTGTAGATTCCCGGTGTCGCTCACTGGGATCTGTAGCGGTGGAGTTGGATAAAGTGTACTTTCACTCTTCCTTTCCTCgcccttcaattttttttattttaaaaaaattgtttttgtaTTGTACAAATGAAATCGAATCCATGCCTTTGtccattagtaatttaaattgatCTGCTAAAAAAAGCATTAATTTGGCATCTGGGGGTTAactttttttaagcttttattaattatatcttTATCTGCATGGATGGCAATATACTATTAATTAATAGGGTTTGGTTTGGTATGTTTTGCTTTGCTTTATActtaaaaactcttttttgaatttatttaaataaatttttattttattgttaattaaaattttatttattagttttatgtCAATTGAAGTGATTAGATTAGTAAATATATAGATGTTGATATGATATGATAATATAATcacataatatattttattttttattttaatatcatataggtatgaaatgaaaaataatattttaattaataacaaacaattaatcaattattaattataaatatttatttaatttaaaattaaattataagaaTTGAactaatgaataaaaatttattttaattgttttaaataattcaaaaaaaacattaaaacagCTTCTTTTTAtgagagagaggaaaaaagcTTTGTAAGTTAAGAGACAATTAATCCTTAAAGTTTAGGATAAAAACTAGGTGTAATCCGATAATAGTGTAATAAGCGTAACAAATATTCGATCTTGAATTTTCAGGTCAAAGAGGAATAATTGGCCAATTGGAAAGTTTAAACTtgttatttattgttttt
This window encodes:
- the LOC18604370 gene encoding uncharacterized protein At3g17950 — encoded protein: MLDPASDLIPPPSSPTISSVSSSDLDTESTGSFFHDRSTTLGTLMGVSFPAITFRAPSQHRHETQPTNAGSLSSTGSKPKKRRALTSVAFGAERLGRRRRRWWQLCRDDDAKPSSLGEFLEVERRFGDGAFYGAAAELEGVMGTPQDEHQEARNGRILFADGRVLPPPPPSGDDDDEGTSTAGLLCRFPVSLTGICSGGVG